One Balneolaceae bacterium DNA window includes the following coding sequences:
- the murA gene encoding UDP-N-acetylglucosamine 1-carboxyvinyltransferase, translated as MDKFVIEGPTPLRGTLPVSGSKNAALPLMAAALLADSPSVITNVPRLRDIHTFNQVIAHTGAGVDFDENEQRLRIDPNSIERTEAPYELVRKMRASFYMLGALLGRFGEARVSLPGGCAWGPRPVDLHLKGMRAMGAEIELDEGYVIGSAPQRMEGGSFTLDPSSVGATVNLLLAASLRAEKFTIHNAACEPDVVLLCRALQQMGADIEGVGTPELTVRGVETLEGIEFRNAPDRIETGTYMIAAAMHPESELTLTGAATDDLGEFPEHFLKTGAEVTWDGDTIRVAAPDRIRPVSLETAVYPGFPTDLQAQWATLMTQAEGTCRVTDTVYYDRFSYVPELTRLGADLEVEENTVEVRGPADLKGASVMSTDLRASVSLVMAAMVAEGSSDVLRIYHLDRGYEKLEEKLNAAGARITRTPQEA; from the coding sequence GTGGATAAATTTGTCATCGAAGGTCCCACCCCTCTCCGGGGCACCCTACCGGTTAGCGGTTCCAAGAATGCAGCCCTCCCCCTGATGGCCGCCGCCCTGCTGGCGGACAGCCCCTCGGTCATCACCAACGTACCACGCCTGCGCGATATCCACACTTTCAACCAGGTCATCGCCCATACCGGCGCCGGCGTCGACTTCGATGAAAACGAGCAGCGCCTGCGCATCGACCCGAACTCCATCGAGCGCACAGAGGCCCCCTACGAGCTCGTCCGCAAGATGCGGGCCTCTTTTTACATGCTGGGCGCCCTGCTGGGACGCTTCGGGGAGGCGCGCGTCTCCCTGCCCGGCGGCTGCGCATGGGGACCCCGTCCCGTCGACCTGCACCTCAAGGGCATGCGGGCCATGGGCGCGGAGATCGAATTGGACGAGGGCTACGTAATCGGCTCGGCCCCTCAGCGCATGGAGGGCGGCTCTTTTACCCTGGACCCCAGCAGCGTAGGCGCCACCGTCAACCTGCTGCTGGCCGCCTCTCTGCGGGCCGAAAAGTTCACTATCCACAACGCCGCCTGCGAGCCCGACGTGGTCCTGCTCTGCCGCGCCCTGCAGCAGATGGGGGCCGACATTGAGGGTGTGGGCACACCCGAACTCACCGTGCGCGGCGTGGAGACGCTGGAGGGCATCGAATTCCGCAACGCCCCCGACCGCATCGAGACCGGCACCTACATGATTGCCGCCGCCATGCATCCCGAATCGGAGCTCACCCTGACGGGCGCAGCCACCGACGACCTGGGCGAATTTCCCGAACACTTCCTGAAGACCGGCGCGGAGGTGACCTGGGACGGCGACACCATCCGGGTCGCCGCGCCCGACCGCATCCGGCCGGTATCGCTGGAAACGGCCGTCTATCCCGGCTTTCCCACCGACCTGCAGGCGCAATGGGCCACGCTGATGACCCAGGCCGAGGGCACCTGCAGGGTCACCGATACTGTCTACTACGACCGTTTCAGCTACGTACCGGAACTGACCCGGCTGGGGGCCGACCTGGAGGTGGAGGAGAACACCGTTGAGGTGCGGGGACCGGCGGACCTGAAGGGCGCCTCGGTAATGAGTACCGACCTGCGCGCCAGCGTCAGCCTGGTTATGGCAGCCATGGTAGCGGAGGGCTCCAGCGACGTGCTGCGTATCTACCACCTCGACCGCGGCTACGAGAAGCTCGAAGAGAAGCTGAATGCGGCCGGCGCCCGCATCACCCGCACGCCGCAGGAAGCCTGA
- the dut gene encoding dUTP diphosphatase, giving the protein MKKLLFKRLPHAGDLPLPSYESRHAAGMDLRAALEKPVTLEPGSRALIPTGLQMALPEGYEAQIRPRSGLAWRNGVTMLNTPGTIDADYRGEIKVLAVNLGEEPFTVGHGDRIAQMVVAPVQQVFVEETGELPETERGEGGFGSTGID; this is encoded by the coding sequence ATGAAGAAACTGCTGTTCAAACGACTTCCGCACGCAGGGGATCTCCCGCTGCCTTCCTACGAATCGCGACACGCGGCCGGTATGGACCTCCGCGCGGCCCTGGAAAAGCCTGTAACTCTTGAGCCCGGGAGCCGTGCCCTCATTCCCACCGGCCTTCAGATGGCCCTTCCCGAAGGCTACGAGGCGCAGATCCGGCCGCGAAGCGGACTGGCCTGGCGCAACGGGGTGACCATGCTCAACACCCCGGGCACCATCGACGCCGACTACCGTGGCGAGATAAAGGTACTGGCTGTTAACCTGGGCGAGGAGCCCTTTACGGTCGGCCACGGCGACCGCATTGCCCAGATGGTGGTGGCCCCCGTACAGCAGGTTTTTGTGGAAGAGACGGGCGAGCTGCCCGAAACCGAAAGAGGCGAGGGAGGCTTCGGCAGCACGGGCATCGACTGA
- a CDS encoding DUF3108 domain-containing protein produces MHKSLYPAVIFILALLLPAAGGVLHAQDLSIGPEPENPPPDISEILKWKEVLTYEVRYSFFKLGEVRTEVVRDTLHDGRRVWWLRSIIRSNSSIPFVGKEENHYNSFIVADDSMPYTELYWRDNVDEQEFSDSRYDFDYGAGKVYVTEKGEEPDTLELDEPASSGQLILLYSRLFAGSERSYRLPVYLEREKGEILADNSRHTSMREYEAFEEPVPVFHSEGNADVDGPFGFRGEFEAWFRDDPLRVPVEAHMKVWLGNVKVRLIDYQKVKRP; encoded by the coding sequence ATGCACAAGTCCCTGTACCCCGCCGTTATTTTTATCCTCGCCCTACTGCTTCCGGCGGCAGGCGGCGTGCTGCACGCGCAGGACCTCTCCATCGGGCCCGAACCGGAGAACCCTCCCCCCGATATTTCTGAAATCCTGAAGTGGAAGGAGGTGCTGACCTACGAGGTGCGCTATTCCTTCTTCAAGCTGGGCGAGGTGCGCACGGAGGTTGTGCGCGACACCCTTCATGACGGCCGCAGGGTCTGGTGGCTGCGCAGCATCATACGCTCCAACTCCTCCATTCCTTTCGTAGGCAAGGAGGAGAACCACTACAACTCCTTTATTGTGGCCGACGACTCCATGCCCTATACCGAACTTTACTGGCGCGACAACGTCGACGAGCAGGAATTCAGCGACTCGCGCTACGATTTCGACTACGGGGCCGGCAAGGTGTACGTCACGGAGAAGGGAGAGGAGCCCGACACGCTTGAGCTGGACGAGCCGGCCAGCTCGGGACAGCTCATTTTGCTCTATTCCCGCCTTTTTGCAGGCAGCGAGCGATCCTACCGTCTGCCGGTCTACCTGGAGAGGGAGAAGGGGGAGATCCTGGCCGACAACAGCCGACACACCTCCATGCGCGAATACGAGGCCTTTGAGGAGCCTGTGCCGGTTTTTCACAGCGAAGGAAATGCTGATGTGGACGGCCCATTCGGTTTCCGCGGGGAGTTCGAAGCCTGGTTCCGCGACGACCCCCTTCGCGTGCCCGTGGAAGCGCATATGAAGGTGTGGCTGGGCAACGTAAAGGTGCGCCTTATCGACTACCAAAAAGTAAAAAGACCATGA
- a CDS encoding acetyl-CoA carboxylase biotin carboxyl carrier protein subunit, translating to MKFEAQTDGESRTLELDPETNRYTLEGESGEYRFSRGAGGRRLLRLGTKLHVIDNIEYDQRTVQFTIDGEWCSVEVRDEQDLLLDEMGFKTAAELSEGELNAPMPGKILQILVEEGDEVELGDPVAILEAMKMENELKAPTGGVVTAIAVAEGDSVEKNVLILEIEARG from the coding sequence ATGAAATTCGAAGCCCAAACGGACGGCGAAAGCCGCACGCTGGAACTGGACCCGGAAACCAACCGCTACACCCTGGAGGGCGAATCGGGTGAGTATCGCTTCAGCCGGGGTGCCGGCGGACGCCGCCTGCTCCGGCTGGGAACAAAGCTGCATGTGATCGATAATATTGAATACGACCAGCGCACGGTTCAGTTCACCATCGACGGCGAGTGGTGCAGCGTAGAGGTGCGCGACGAACAGGATCTGCTGCTGGACGAAATGGGATTCAAGACAGCCGCCGAGCTGTCCGAAGGCGAACTCAACGCCCCCATGCCCGGCAAAATTCTCCAGATCCTCGTCGAGGAGGGCGACGAAGTCGAGCTGGGCGATCCGGTGGCCATCCTGGAGGCCATGAAGATGGAAAACGAGCTCAAGGCACCCACCGGCGGGGTCGTCACCGCCATCGCCGTTGCGGAGGGCGACTCCGTGGAAAAGAATGTCCTAATCCTGGAAATCGAAGCCCGTGGATAA